In the genome of Vigna radiata var. radiata cultivar VC1973A unplaced genomic scaffold, Vradiata_ver6 scaffold_329, whole genome shotgun sequence, one region contains:
- the LOC106755511 gene encoding probable calcium-binding protein CML18 produces MSKKHVVKLDEEQIAELREIFRTFDRNNDGSLTQLELSSLLRSLGLKPSADQLEVFIQRADTNNNGLVEFSEFVALVAPELLPAKSPYTEEQLRQLFRMFDRDGNGFITAAELAHSMAKLGHALTAEELTGMIREADTDGDGMISFQEFSHAITSAAFDNSWP; encoded by the coding sequence ATGAGCAAGAAGCACGTGGTGAAATTGGACGAAGAACAGATCGCAGAGTTGCGAGAGATATTCCGTACCTTCGATCGGAACAACGACGGGAGTCTCACGCAGTTGGAGCTGAGTTCGCTTCTCCGATCGTTAGGTCTGAAGCCAAGTGCAGACCAATTGGAGGTGTTTATCCAGAGAGCGGACACGAACAACAACGGCCTCGTGGAGTTCTCCGAGTTCGTAGCGCTGGTGGCGCCGGAGCTGCTTCCGGCGAAATCGCCCTACACGGAGGAGCAGCTGCGGCAGCTGTTCCGAATGTTCGACCGGGATGGGAACGGCTTCATCACGGCGGCGGAGCTGGCTCACTCCATGGCGAAGCTGGGCCACGCTCTCACGGCGGAGGAGCTGACCGGGATGATCAGAGAGGCTGACACCGACGGCGATGGGATGATCAGCTTTCAGGAGTTCTCTCACGCTATTACTTCTGCCGCTTTTGATAATTCCTGGCCTTGA